In Procambarus clarkii isolate CNS0578487 chromosome 74, FALCON_Pclarkii_2.0, whole genome shotgun sequence, one DNA window encodes the following:
- the LOC123767339 gene encoding dynein regulatory complex protein 9 has product MTLEYKTADKFSKICKNAALSIRVIHELLPSRPSKPADGDEADVAENGNNKYIQDLALKKLHDDLGYIEKILFDLADELAEKQAFTCLEKCISFEKEDHKKKAEFIALLQGHKWKAKHFQKSSKVHGLQKDIKNVKQDTQKLIQAKDQEIADLLKGISDAKRLNPKREAYERKVAKVQIENLQFRIEQEEQNICKEIAKVGREIPQEIRVHDALTAFLKESCAKLENRILEWEEKFQVDTQKKRDEVAKWQTEVENKQHNLSEVIQKYDEYWAVVRDYEVQQEIERQKKEEEALHHRAAARIQAWWKGCLVRRGMSSGMKKKNKRNKQVKK; this is encoded by the coding sequence ATGACACTAGAGTATAAAACAGCAGATAAATTTAGTAAGATATGTAAGAATGCTGCTCTTAGTATCCGTGTTATACACGAGTTACTGCCCAGTCGTCCTTCCAAACCAGCAGATGGGGACGAGGCTGATGTGGCTGAAAATGGAAATAACAAATATATTCAAGATCTTGCACTCAAAAAGTTACATGACGATCTTGGATACATAGAAAAGATTCTGTTTGACTTAGCAGATGAACTGGCAGAAAAACAAGCCTTCACATGTCTGGAGAAATGTATTTCATTTGAAAAAGAAGATCACAAGAAAAAGGCTGAATTCATTGCTTTGCTTCAGGGACATAAATGGAAAGCCAAGCATTTTCAGAAGAGTAGCAAAGTGCATGGCCTTCAAAAAGATATAAAAAATGTTAAGCAAGACACTCAGAAGTTAATCCAAGCAAAGGACCAAGAAATTGCAGATCTTTTAAAGGGCATCAGTGATGCAAAACGACTAAATCCTAAAAGAGAAGCATATGAGAGAAAAGTGGCCAAAGTTCAAATAGAGAATCTTCAGTTTAGAATAGAGCAAGAAGAACAGAATATATGTAAGGAAATTGCCAAGGTAGGCCGTGAAATTCCTCAAGAAATACGTGTTCATGATGCATTGACGGCTTTCTTGAAGGAAAGTTGTGCTAAGTTGGAGAATAGAATATTGGAATGGGAGGAGAAATTTCAAGTAGATACTCAGAAAAAGAGGGACGAGGTAGCCAAATGGCAAACAGAGGTCGAAAACAAGCAGCATAATCTCAGTGAAGTGATACAGAAATATGACGAGTACTGGGCAGTAGTAAGGGATTATGAGGTTCAACAGGAGATAGAGCGCCAGAAAAAGGAAGAAGAAGCACTGCATCACAGAGCCGCTGCGAGGATACAAGCCTGGTGGAAGGGTTGTCTGGTCAGGCGTGGAATGAGCTCTGGAatgaagaagaaaaataagagaaATAAACAAGTGAAAAAGTAA